The proteins below are encoded in one region of Juglans microcarpa x Juglans regia isolate MS1-56 chromosome 4D, Jm3101_v1.0, whole genome shotgun sequence:
- the LOC121260712 gene encoding probable prefoldin subunit 4: MQQGGGSETEVTWEDQQNINKFGRLNNRFHELEDEIKIAKETNDNLEDASNELILTDEEVIRFQIGEVFAHVPKEEVEGRIEQMKEVTGQNLEKLEAEKDSVLAQMTELKKILYGKFKDSINLEED, from the exons ATGCAGCAG GGTGGAGGTTCCGAAACGGAGGTGACTTGGGAAGACCAGcagaatattaataagtttggaAGATTAAATAACCGCTTTCACGAGCTCGAGGATGAGATCAAAATCGCCAAG GAAACAAATGATAATTTGGAGGATGCTAGCAACGAATTGATTCTCACTGATGAGGAGGTGATTCGGTTCCAAATAGGTGAAGTCTTTGCCCATGTGCCGAAGGAAGAAGTGGAAGGCAGGATAGAACAGATGAAAGAGGTGACAGGCCAGAACTTGGAAAAACTTGAGGCAGAGAAGGATTCCGTTCTTGCACAGATGACCgaattgaaaaagattttgtATGGGAAGTTCAAGGACTCCATCAATCTAGAGGAGGATTGA